A region of Jannaschia sp. W003 DNA encodes the following proteins:
- a CDS encoding D-alanyl-D-alanine carboxypeptidase family protein, producing the protein MPTIAALLAAALPAAAFAQAFQTQATSAVVIDHNTGQVLLSVNADEALPPASMSKLMTLNMVFEALQDGRLQLDDELPVSPEAAAYGGSTMFLDSRDRVSVEDLIRGVVVLSGNDASAALAEALSPDGTERGFARMMTERGRELGMTNSTFKNSNGWPAEGHLMSMHDLALLAERLVTEFPEYYPYFAETEFEFDGRSPSNRYNRNPLLKLDIGADGLKTGHTEAAGYGLVGSAVQDDRRVTFVISGLTSERERAEESERIVNWAFRQFAETTLFEDQSPVIEAEVFMGESATVPLRPAEELTMLLPRVGGDQLTGEISYDGPLVAPIAAGTQVATLTLKHPDLAPWSVPLVTAADVARAGPLRRIQIAGGTVAGRLIGEAMSRLEGDGETEVPVEVDTRTDEVETVEPADG; encoded by the coding sequence ATGCCGACGATCGCCGCCCTGCTGGCCGCCGCCCTTCCCGCGGCGGCCTTCGCCCAGGCTTTCCAGACCCAGGCCACCAGCGCCGTCGTGATCGACCACAACACCGGACAGGTGCTCCTGTCGGTGAACGCCGACGAGGCCCTGCCGCCGGCCTCCATGTCCAAGCTGATGACGCTGAACATGGTGTTCGAGGCGCTTCAGGACGGCCGCCTCCAGCTCGACGACGAGCTGCCCGTCAGCCCCGAGGCCGCGGCCTACGGCGGCTCCACCATGTTCCTCGACAGCCGCGACCGGGTCTCGGTCGAGGACCTGATCCGCGGCGTGGTGGTCCTGTCGGGCAACGACGCCAGCGCCGCCCTCGCCGAGGCCCTCAGCCCCGACGGCACCGAGCGCGGCTTCGCGCGCATGATGACCGAGCGCGGGCGCGAGCTGGGCATGACCAACTCCACCTTCAAGAACTCCAACGGCTGGCCCGCCGAGGGCCACCTGATGTCGATGCACGACCTCGCCCTGCTGGCCGAGCGCCTCGTCACCGAGTTCCCCGAGTACTACCCCTACTTCGCCGAGACCGAGTTCGAGTTCGACGGCCGCTCGCCCTCGAACCGCTACAACCGCAACCCGCTCCTGAAGCTCGACATCGGCGCCGACGGCCTCAAGACCGGCCACACCGAGGCCGCGGGCTACGGCCTCGTGGGCTCCGCCGTGCAGGACGACCGCCGCGTCACCTTCGTGATCTCGGGCCTGACCAGCGAGCGCGAGCGCGCCGAGGAGTCCGAGCGCATCGTCAACTGGGCCTTCCGCCAGTTCGCCGAGACCACCCTGTTCGAGGACCAGTCGCCCGTTATCGAGGCCGAGGTCTTCATGGGCGAGAGCGCCACCGTGCCCCTGCGCCCCGCCGAGGAGCTGACCATGCTCCTGCCCCGCGTGGGCGGCGACCAGCTCACGGGCGAGATCAGCTACGACGGCCCCCTCGTGGCCCCGATCGCGGCGGGCACGCAGGTGGCGACGCTGACCCTCAAGCACCCCGACCTCGCGCCGTGGTCGGTGCCGCTGGTCACCGCCGCGGACGTCGCCCGCGCCGGCCCCCTGCGCCGCATCCAGATCGCCGGCGGCACCGTCGCGGGCCGCCTGATCGGCGAGGCCATGAGCCGCCTCGAGGGCGACGGCGAGACCGAGGTCCCCGTCGAGGTCGACACCCGGACCGACGAGGTCGAGACGGTCGAGCCCGCCGACGGCTGA
- a CDS encoding alkene reductase, translated as MPDTHAVHADALLAPLAVGDIELSNRVLMAPLTRSRSEPDGNTQTALHALYYAQRAGAGLIVSEATQISPEGQGYAWTPGIHSDQQVERWRLVTRAVHDAGGRIFCQLWHVGAISHGVFQDGGAPVSSSAWTPEGEAFVGDLHPDGPTVPHSEARALETDEIARVIEDYRHAARQAKAAGFDGVEFHAANGYLVDQFIRDGVNRRTDRYGGSLENRLRLMVEIVDALREELPAGRVGIRLSPTGGAGGSEDSDPRTTYEAAAKAVAGKGLAYLHVVRPNTHGGGDRVEGVTEAMRAAFDGPFVVNGGFEPADAAEWIAEGRADAVSFGRLFIANPDLPRRIAEGAPLNEPDQSTFYGGGAEGYVDYPTLARTRDALDAA; from the coding sequence ATGCCCGACACCCACGCCGTCCACGCCGACGCCCTGCTCGCCCCCCTCGCGGTGGGCGACATCGAGCTTTCGAACCGCGTCCTGATGGCGCCCCTCACCCGCTCGCGCTCCGAGCCCGACGGCAACACCCAGACCGCGCTCCACGCGCTCTACTACGCCCAGCGCGCCGGCGCGGGCCTCATCGTCTCCGAGGCCACCCAGATCAGCCCCGAGGGCCAGGGCTACGCCTGGACGCCCGGCATCCACTCGGACCAGCAGGTCGAGCGCTGGCGGCTCGTGACCCGCGCCGTACACGACGCCGGCGGGCGCATCTTCTGCCAGCTCTGGCACGTGGGTGCGATCAGCCACGGCGTGTTCCAGGACGGCGGCGCCCCCGTCTCCTCGAGCGCCTGGACGCCCGAGGGCGAGGCCTTCGTGGGCGACCTGCACCCCGACGGCCCCACCGTGCCCCACTCCGAGGCCCGCGCGCTGGAGACGGACGAGATCGCGCGCGTCATCGAGGACTATCGCCATGCCGCCCGCCAGGCGAAGGCCGCGGGCTTCGACGGCGTCGAGTTCCACGCCGCCAACGGCTACCTCGTGGACCAGTTCATCCGCGACGGCGTGAACCGCCGCACCGACCGCTACGGCGGCTCGCTCGAGAACCGTCTGCGCCTCATGGTCGAGATCGTGGACGCGCTCCGCGAGGAGCTGCCCGCGGGCCGCGTCGGCATCCGCCTCTCGCCCACCGGCGGCGCCGGCGGCAGCGAGGACAGCGACCCCCGCACCACCTACGAGGCCGCCGCGAAGGCGGTCGCCGGCAAGGGCCTCGCCTACCTCCACGTGGTGCGCCCCAACACCCACGGCGGGGGCGACCGGGTGGAGGGCGTGACCGAGGCCATGCGGGCCGCCTTCGACGGCCCCTTCGTCGTGAACGGCGGCTTTGAGCCGGCCGACGCCGCCGAGTGGATCGCGGAGGGCCGCGCGGATGCGGTCAGCTTCGGCCGCCTCTTCATCGCCAACCCCGACCTGCCGCGCCGGATCGCGGAAGGCGCGCCCCTCAACGAGCCCGACCAGTCCACCTTCTACGGCGGCGGCGCCGAGGGCTACGTGGACTACCCCACCCTCGCCCGCACTCGGGACGCGCTCGACGCGGCCTGA
- a CDS encoding MBL fold metallo-hydrolase, protein MATLRFTILGCGSSGGVPRLGGHWGDCDPADPRNRRRRCSLLVERVTDAGTTRVLVDTSPDMREQLLAAGVGELDGVVWTHPHADHVHGIDDLRMIAFNRRRRLDVWADEPTFDALRTRFGYAFETPPGSSYPPILDRHPLDGAVGIEGPGGTVTVNPIPVDHGNIPALGLRIGDLAYMPDVNEIPEGAEWLLGGLEVWILDALRRTPHPSHLSLGEALAWIERIAPRRAVLTNMHVDLDWKTVDAETPGHVTPAFDGMVIELPDG, encoded by the coding sequence ATGGCCACGCTGCGCTTCACGATCCTCGGTTGCGGCTCGTCGGGCGGCGTGCCGCGCCTCGGCGGGCACTGGGGCGACTGCGACCCCGCCGACCCCCGCAACCGCCGCCGCCGCTGCTCCCTCCTTGTCGAGCGTGTCACCGACGCCGGCACCACCCGCGTCCTCGTGGACACCTCGCCCGACATGCGCGAGCAGCTCCTCGCCGCCGGCGTGGGCGAGCTCGACGGCGTGGTCTGGACCCACCCCCACGCCGACCACGTCCACGGCATCGACGACCTGCGGATGATCGCCTTCAACCGCCGCCGGCGCCTCGACGTCTGGGCCGACGAGCCCACCTTCGACGCCCTGCGCACCCGCTTCGGCTACGCCTTCGAGACCCCCCCCGGCTCCTCCTACCCGCCCATCCTCGACCGCCACCCTCTCGACGGCGCGGTGGGCATCGAGGGCCCCGGCGGCACGGTCACCGTGAACCCCATCCCTGTGGACCACGGCAACATCCCCGCCCTCGGGCTGCGCATCGGCGACCTCGCCTACATGCCCGACGTGAACGAGATCCCCGAGGGCGCCGAATGGCTGCTCGGCGGCCTCGAGGTCTGGATCCTCGACGCCCTGCGCCGCACGCCCCACCCCTCGCACCTCTCGCTCGGAGAGGCGCTCGCGTGGATCGAGCGCATCGCCCCCCGCCGCGCGGTGCTCACCAACATGCACGTGGACCTCGACTGGAAGACGGTCGACGCCGAGACGCCCGGCCACGTCACGCCCGCCTTCGACGGCATGGTGATCGAGCTGCCGGATGGGTGA
- the tmk gene encoding dTMP kinase, whose protein sequence is MFISLEGIDGCGKSTQARLLAEALRARGREVVLTREPGGAPGAEAIRRLLVEGAPDRWSPETEALLFTAARRDHLERTVEPALARGATVVTDRFADSTRVYQGATRGDLRAFVDALHDLAIAREPDRTLVLDLDPAAAHARAAGRGGAEDRFEEFGLAFQQALRTGFLRLAETAPARVRVVDAAGDADAVHARVMAAL, encoded by the coding sequence ATGTTCATCTCGCTCGAAGGCATCGACGGCTGCGGCAAGTCCACCCAGGCCCGCCTGCTCGCCGAGGCCCTGCGCGCCCGGGGCCGCGAGGTCGTGCTCACCCGCGAGCCGGGCGGCGCCCCCGGCGCCGAGGCGATCCGCCGGCTCCTGGTCGAAGGCGCGCCCGATCGCTGGTCCCCCGAGACCGAGGCGCTCCTGTTCACCGCCGCCCGCCGCGACCACCTGGAGCGCACCGTGGAGCCCGCCCTTGCGCGCGGCGCCACCGTGGTCACCGACCGCTTCGCCGACTCCACGCGCGTCTACCAGGGCGCGACGCGCGGCGACCTGCGCGCCTTCGTGGACGCCCTCCACGACCTGGCCATCGCCCGCGAGCCCGACCGCACCCTCGTGCTCGACTTGGACCCTGCCGCCGCCCACGCCCGCGCCGCGGGCCGCGGCGGCGCCGAGGACCGCTTCGAGGAGTTCGGCCTCGCCTTCCAACAGGCGTTGCGCACTGGCTTCCTCCGCCTCGCCGAGACCGCCCCCGCGCGCGTCCGCGTGGTGGACGCGGCGGGCGACGCGGACGCCGTCCACGCCCGCGTGATGGCCGCGCTGTGA
- a CDS encoding lytic transglycosylase domain-containing protein has translation MATRTLRMLGTALALTAALGAATGAARAEPLDGPVAAADGPAALSTRTGPASAIAPMASMRPALRPRTVAPEEMPDLRWDHVKGSARWTQAAMRALDGHGEKLLDVVPGDVESWCPAYPDADRWSRKAFWAGLLSTLTKHESTYRPTAVGGGGLWYGLVQILPSTARLYGCQARSGEALKDGALNMSCAVRIMARTVSRDGVVSRGMRGVAADWGPFHSAKKREDMRRWLSRQPFCQGLHRSARPVARPEGLGETPGEGFAVPLFVSWELDRELSAAPAVVALDGRDG, from the coding sequence ATGGCGACACGGACATTGCGGATGCTGGGCACGGCGCTTGCCCTCACGGCGGCGCTGGGCGCCGCGACGGGCGCGGCCCGGGCCGAGCCACTGGACGGACCGGTCGCCGCCGCGGACGGGCCGGCGGCGCTCTCGACGCGGACCGGGCCCGCCTCGGCGATCGCGCCGATGGCCAGCATGCGCCCCGCGCTGCGTCCGCGAACCGTCGCCCCCGAGGAGATGCCGGACCTGCGCTGGGACCACGTGAAGGGCTCCGCCCGCTGGACGCAGGCCGCGATGCGCGCGCTGGACGGCCACGGCGAGAAGCTGCTCGACGTGGTGCCCGGCGACGTCGAGAGCTGGTGCCCAGCCTACCCGGACGCGGACCGCTGGTCGCGCAAAGCGTTCTGGGCAGGCCTCCTGAGCACGCTGACGAAGCACGAGAGCACCTATCGCCCCACCGCGGTGGGCGGCGGCGGGCTGTGGTACGGGCTGGTGCAGATCCTGCCCTCCACGGCGCGGCTGTATGGCTGCCAGGCGCGGTCGGGCGAGGCGCTGAAGGACGGCGCGCTCAACATGAGCTGCGCGGTGCGGATCATGGCCCGCACGGTGTCGCGCGACGGCGTGGTCAGCCGCGGCATGCGCGGCGTCGCCGCCGACTGGGGACCGTTCCACTCGGCCAAGAAGCGCGAGGACATGCGCCGCTGGCTCTCGCGCCAGCCGTTCTGCCAGGGGCTGCACCGCTCGGCGCGCCCCGTGGCGCGGCCCGAGGGGCTGGGCGAGACGCCCGGCGAGGGCTTCGCGGTGCCGCTGTTCGTGTCCTGGGAGCTGGACCGCGAGCTGTCGGCCGCGCCCGCCGTGGTGGCGCTGGACGGCCGGGACGGCTGA
- a CDS encoding DNA polymerase III subunit delta': protein MTEPLEADRLGEAPHPRHTARLIGQEDAERAFLAAWNGGRPHHAWLLAGPRGVGKATLAWRIARFLLTDPPRPADTLEPGDHPDLARIRALSEPRLLLLRRPWDEKRGRLRAEITVDEARRLDPFLGLSADGHRAVIVDDADALNRSAANAILKLLEEPPARTTFFLVSHQPARLLPTIRSRCRTLRLAPLDPPGLLEAVRATGAADPDPALAALAEGSVGAAIALAGGAAETYAALVRLFSAPPMDRADARRLADAHAGRGGAERLAGTLDAIQRLLHRAARAGLLGPPPEAVAGEAATLRRLAPHDAAARLWAERAQWLERRAAHAAGVNVDPAAIVWDQLAAVDETARAL from the coding sequence GTGACCGAGCCGCTCGAAGCCGACCGCCTCGGCGAGGCCCCGCACCCGCGCCACACCGCGCGCCTCATCGGGCAGGAGGACGCCGAGCGCGCCTTCCTCGCCGCCTGGAACGGCGGCCGCCCCCACCACGCCTGGCTGCTCGCCGGCCCGCGCGGCGTCGGCAAGGCCACCCTCGCCTGGCGCATCGCGCGGTTCCTCCTCACCGATCCGCCCCGCCCCGCGGACACGCTGGAGCCGGGCGACCACCCCGACCTCGCCCGCATCCGCGCCCTGTCCGAGCCGCGCCTCCTCCTGCTCCGCCGCCCCTGGGACGAGAAGCGCGGCCGCCTGCGCGCCGAGATCACCGTGGACGAGGCCCGCCGCCTCGACCCCTTCCTCGGCCTGTCCGCGGACGGCCATCGCGCCGTGATCGTGGACGACGCCGACGCGTTGAACCGCTCCGCCGCGAACGCGATCCTGAAGCTCCTGGAGGAGCCGCCCGCCCGCACCACGTTCTTCCTGGTCTCGCACCAGCCCGCGCGCCTCCTGCCCACCATCCGCTCGCGCTGCCGCACCCTGCGGCTCGCCCCCCTCGACCCGCCCGGCCTCCTGGAGGCGGTGCGCGCCACCGGCGCCGCCGACCCCGACCCGGCGCTGGCCGCCCTCGCCGAAGGCTCCGTGGGTGCCGCCATCGCCCTCGCCGGGGGCGCCGCCGAGACCTACGCCGCGCTCGTGCGCCTGTTCTCGGCCCCGCCCATGGACCGGGCCGACGCCCGCCGCCTCGCTGACGCCCACGCGGGCCGGGGCGGGGCCGAGCGCCTCGCCGGAACCCTCGACGCGATCCAGCGCCTCCTCCATCGCGCCGCCCGCGCGGGCCTCCTCGGCCCGCCCCCCGAGGCCGTGGCCGGCGAGGCCGCCACGCTCCGCCGCCTCGCCCCCCACGACGCCGCCGCGCGCCTCTGGGCCGAGCGCGCGCAATGGCTGGAGCGCCGCGCCGCCCACGCCGCCGGCGTCAACGTCGACCCCGCCGCCATCGTCTGGGACCAGCTCGCCGCCGTGGACGAGACCGCGCGCGCCCTGTGA
- the gatB gene encoding Asp-tRNA(Asn)/Glu-tRNA(Gln) amidotransferase subunit GatB, translated as MLDHTRPTPKPKVIAGERDDWELVIGMEVHAQVASNSKLFSGASTRFGAEPNANVSFVDAGMPGMLPVINEYCVAQAVRTGLGLEAEIHLRSAFDRKNYFYPDLPQGYQISQLYHPIVGEGAVRVEMGDGTARTVRIERIHLEQDAGKSIHDMDPAMSFVDLNRTGVALMEIVSRPDIRGPEEAAAYVTKLRQIMRYLGTCDGNMQNGNLRADVNVSVCRPGQYERYQETQDFAHLGTRCEIKNMNSLRFIQAAIDHEARRQIALLERGESVVQETRLYDPDRGETRSMRSKEEAHDYRYFPDPDLLPLEIEQEWVDDIRAALPELPDAKKARFMAEFGLSDYDASVLTADTADAAFFEATAAEAGDGKLAANWVINDLFGRLKKDERSIDASPVTPAQLGAIIRLIRSDAISGKIAKDLFEIVYTEGGDPEAIVEARGMRQVTDTGAIETAVAEIVAANPAQVEKARANPKLAGWFVGQVMKATGGKANPKAVNEIVARKLAE; from the coding sequence ATGCTCGACCACACCCGCCCCACGCCCAAGCCCAAGGTGATCGCCGGCGAGCGCGACGACTGGGAGCTGGTGATCGGCATGGAGGTCCACGCCCAGGTCGCCTCGAACTCGAAGCTCTTCTCGGGCGCCTCGACCCGCTTCGGCGCCGAGCCCAACGCCAACGTCAGCTTCGTGGACGCCGGCATGCCCGGCATGCTCCCCGTCATCAACGAGTACTGCGTGGCGCAGGCCGTCCGCACCGGCCTCGGGCTGGAGGCGGAGATCCACCTGCGGTCGGCCTTCGACCGCAAGAACTACTTCTACCCGGACCTGCCGCAGGGCTACCAGATCAGCCAGCTCTACCACCCCATCGTCGGCGAGGGCGCCGTGCGGGTGGAGATGGGCGACGGCACCGCGCGGACGGTGCGCATCGAGCGCATCCACCTCGAGCAGGACGCCGGCAAGTCGATCCACGACATGGACCCGGCCATGAGCTTCGTGGACCTCAACCGCACCGGTGTGGCGCTCATGGAGATCGTCTCCCGCCCCGACATCCGCGGCCCCGAGGAGGCCGCCGCCTACGTGACCAAGCTGCGCCAGATCATGCGTTACTTGGGCACCTGCGACGGCAACATGCAGAACGGCAACCTGCGCGCCGACGTGAACGTCTCGGTCTGCCGTCCGGGCCAGTACGAGCGGTACCAGGAAACCCAGGACTTCGCCCACCTCGGCACCCGCTGCGAGATCAAGAACATGAACTCGCTGCGCTTCATCCAGGCCGCCATCGACCACGAGGCCCGCCGCCAGATCGCCCTCCTCGAGCGCGGCGAGAGCGTGGTGCAGGAGACCCGCCTCTACGACCCCGACCGCGGCGAGACCCGCTCCATGCGCTCCAAGGAGGAGGCGCACGACTACCGCTACTTCCCCGACCCCGACCTCCTGCCGCTCGAGATCGAACAGGAGTGGGTCGACGACATCCGCGCCGCGCTCCCCGAGCTGCCCGACGCCAAGAAGGCCCGCTTCATGGCCGAGTTCGGCCTCAGCGACTACGACGCCAGCGTGCTGACCGCCGACACCGCCGACGCCGCCTTCTTCGAGGCCACCGCGGCCGAGGCCGGCGACGGCAAGCTCGCCGCGAACTGGGTCATCAACGACCTCTTCGGCCGCCTCAAGAAGGACGAGCGCAGCATCGACGCCTCGCCCGTCACCCCGGCGCAGCTCGGCGCGATCATCCGGCTGATCCGCTCCGACGCCATCTCCGGCAAGATCGCCAAGGACCTGTTCGAGATCGTCTACACCGAAGGCGGCGACCCCGAGGCCATCGTCGAGGCCCGCGGCATGCGCCAGGTCACCGACACCGGCGCCATCGAGACCGCCGTGGCGGAGATCGTCGCGGCCAACCCCGCGCAGGTCGAGAAGGCGCGGGCCAACCCCAAGCTCGCGGGCTGGTTCGTGGGCCAGGTCATGAAGGCCACGGGCGGCAAGGCGAACCCGAAGGCGGTGAACGAGATCGTGGCGCGCAAGCTGGCCGAGTAG
- a CDS encoding alpha/beta hydrolase — MTLVLSRRRFDDTARRFGNAVSDRTHHLWVERRGGAWSVGFVERGRWLAHAKRAAGAHGLVLYVHGYNTRQPAMFERLLSVERGLKAGGFRGAVAGFDWASDGVVYGYDYDRQDAARIAPGLVADGIRPLLAHVAGGDVSVLAHSMGCYLAAHALAGGGPRWTLRNLLFTAADVDAAQLKRQAPWGRGIAARAKRFTNYHCPHDGILRIARVVHGNRPRAGRAGLIEPARPPFHDVRCGAQYHRDVAPAARGRVVSHNWWFLSPGFFRDAALVLGGADPATLPTRRPTLGGDQMLFAGGA; from the coding sequence ATGACCCTCGTCCTCTCGCGCCGGCGCTTCGACGACACGGCGCGCCGCTTCGGCAACGCCGTCTCGGATCGCACCCACCACCTGTGGGTCGAACGGCGCGGCGGCGCCTGGTCCGTGGGCTTCGTCGAGCGCGGCCGCTGGCTCGCCCACGCCAAGCGCGCCGCGGGCGCCCACGGGCTGGTGCTCTACGTGCACGGCTACAACACCCGCCAGCCGGCGATGTTCGAGCGCCTCCTGTCGGTCGAGCGGGGGCTGAAGGCGGGCGGATTCCGCGGCGCCGTGGCGGGCTTCGACTGGGCCAGCGACGGCGTGGTCTACGGCTACGACTACGACCGGCAGGACGCCGCCCGCATCGCGCCGGGCCTCGTCGCCGACGGCATCCGCCCCCTGCTCGCGCACGTGGCGGGCGGCGACGTCTCGGTCCTAGCCCATTCGATGGGATGCTACCTCGCGGCCCACGCCCTCGCCGGGGGCGGCCCGCGCTGGACGCTGCGCAACCTCCTCTTCACCGCCGCCGACGTGGACGCGGCCCAGCTCAAGCGGCAGGCCCCCTGGGGCCGGGGCATCGCCGCGCGCGCCAAGCGCTTCACCAACTACCACTGCCCCCACGACGGCATCCTGCGCATCGCGCGCGTGGTCCACGGCAACCGCCCGCGGGCCGGGCGCGCGGGGCTGATCGAGCCGGCCCGCCCGCCGTTCCACGACGTGCGCTGCGGCGCGCAGTACCACCGCGACGTGGCGCCCGCCGCGCGCGGGCGCGTGGTGTCGCACAACTGGTGGTTCCTCTCGCCCGGCTTCTTCCGCGACGCCGCCCTCGTGCTCGGCGGCGCCGATCCCGCCACCCTGCCCACCCGCCGCCCGACCCTCGGCGGCGACCAGATGCTGTTCGCGGGCGGCGCGTGA
- a CDS encoding TatD family hydrolase: protein MQLTDSHCHLDFPQFEGEIDALISRASDAGVHRMVTICTKLRQAPQVRALADAHAPVFWAAGTHPMSVADEPMATVEALEALAAHPKMVAIGETGLDYHYTEDSKAQQQESLRIHIEAARRTALPLVIHARDADADMARILAEEHRAGPYSCVMHCFSSSRALAEAALDLGFYLSMSGIAAFPRSADLRAIFADAPLDRIVVETDSPYLAPPPHRGRRNEPAFVAHTAAVGAEVFGLAPDAFAEATERNVERLFPKLVA from the coding sequence ATGCAACTCACCGACAGCCACTGCCACCTCGACTTCCCGCAGTTCGAGGGCGAGATCGACGCCCTTATCTCCCGCGCCTCGGATGCCGGGGTCCACCGCATGGTGACGATCTGCACGAAGCTCCGGCAGGCTCCGCAGGTGCGCGCCCTCGCCGACGCCCATGCCCCCGTGTTCTGGGCCGCCGGCACCCACCCCATGAGCGTGGCCGACGAGCCCATGGCCACCGTGGAGGCACTGGAGGCGCTGGCCGCCCACCCCAAGATGGTCGCCATCGGCGAGACCGGCCTCGACTACCACTACACCGAGGACTCGAAGGCCCAGCAGCAGGAGAGCCTGCGGATCCACATCGAGGCCGCGCGCCGCACCGCGCTGCCCCTCGTGATCCACGCCCGCGACGCCGACGCCGACATGGCCCGCATCCTCGCCGAGGAGCACCGCGCCGGCCCCTACTCTTGCGTCATGCACTGCTTCTCGTCCTCGCGCGCCCTCGCCGAGGCGGCCCTCGACCTGGGCTTCTACCTCTCCATGTCCGGCATCGCCGCCTTCCCCCGCTCCGCGGACCTGCGGGCGATCTTCGCGGACGCGCCGCTCGACCGGATCGTGGTCGAGACCGACAGCCCCTACCTCGCCCCGCCCCCGCACCGGGGCAGGCGCAACGAGCCCGCCTTCGTGGCGCACACGGCGGCGGTCGGCGCCGAGGTGTTCGGCCTCGCGCCGGACGCCTTCGCCGAGGCCACCGAGCGCAACGTCGAGCGCCTGTTCCCGAAGCTGGTGGCCTGA
- a CDS encoding AEC family transporter has product MLAVLSVVAPVFVLIGAGYVAVWRGFFTAPQVDGLMAFTQRFAIPCLLLLAMARLDLAAGFDWRLLVAYYSGSLLCFAAGVAGMRLWLRRGAEDAVAVGFAAMFANTVLLGLPIAERAYGEDALAPIFAIVALHAAFCYLVGVSAMEAVRAGGAGLSGGVRAVARSMSRNPLMIGVALGLAVNLSGLPLPYVLEQPLQLAATAALPAALFGLGGVLVQYRPEGDWRGIALCVGIALLLHPAWTFAMGRLLQLPEDAFRAAVLTAAMAPGVNSYLFAAMHGRAVRISASSVLIGTAASVVTVSGWLLVL; this is encoded by the coding sequence GTGCTCGCCGTCCTGAGCGTCGTCGCGCCCGTGTTCGTTCTGATCGGCGCCGGCTACGTCGCCGTCTGGCGGGGGTTCTTCACCGCCCCGCAGGTGGACGGGCTGATGGCCTTCACCCAGCGCTTCGCGATCCCCTGCCTCCTGCTCCTCGCCATGGCGCGGCTCGACCTCGCGGCGGGCTTCGACTGGCGGCTCCTCGTCGCCTACTACTCCGGCAGCCTCCTGTGCTTCGCCGCCGGCGTCGCCGGCATGCGCCTGTGGCTGCGGCGCGGGGCCGAGGACGCCGTGGCCGTGGGCTTCGCCGCCATGTTCGCCAACACCGTGCTGCTCGGCCTGCCCATCGCCGAGCGCGCCTATGGGGAGGACGCCCTCGCCCCGATCTTCGCCATCGTCGCCCTCCACGCGGCCTTCTGCTACCTCGTGGGCGTCTCGGCGATGGAGGCGGTGCGCGCGGGCGGCGCGGGGCTCTCGGGCGGGGTGCGCGCCGTCGCCCGCTCCATGTCGCGCAACCCGCTGATGATCGGCGTGGCCCTGGGCCTCGCCGTCAACCTCTCGGGCCTGCCCCTCCCTTACGTGCTGGAGCAGCCCCTCCAGCTCGCCGCCACCGCGGCCCTGCCCGCTGCCCTGTTCGGGCTGGGGGGCGTGCTGGTCCAGTACCGCCCCGAGGGCGACTGGCGCGGGATCGCGCTCTGCGTCGGCATCGCGCTCCTCCTCCACCCCGCCTGGACCTTCGCCATGGGCCGCCTGCTGCAACTGCCCGAGGACGCCTTCCGCGCCGCCGTGCTGACCGCCGCCATGGCGCCGGGCGTCAACAGCTACCTCTTCGCCGCCATGCACGGGCGCGCGGTGCGCATCAGCGCCTCGTCGGTCCTGATCGGCACGGCGGCGTCGGTGGTGACGGTGTCGGGCTGGCTCCTGGTCCTCTAG